The nucleotide sequence TTTGTCTGCTGGTCGGAGACAAAATAACGGGTGGCGCCGTTGGCTTTCAGATCACACACCACGTAGCCGCCCAGCAGCACCACCGACGCCTCCGGCTGAGCATTCAGGTCGCGCCGGACTGTCATCTCAGAGACGCCGAGCAGTTGCGCCGCATCCTTCAGGTGCAGTTTATCGGCCTTTTTTAAAGCCTGAGCCAGTTTGTTGAGCCGTGCTGCGCGACGCGTTTCCATGTATTTCCTCGATAATGCCGGTCAGACGAGCTCCGATGCAGGATATTCACCACATACTACGCCATCCTTCACGGCAGATGCCTGAATCGGGAGCGTGATAGGGATGAAAGTGAAATGCACCGGGGATGGTTAACCGCAGGTAATGTGCGCTGACTGCTCAGCAGATGGGGCAGTAATGTAACCTTCATGAAAGGCAGGGCGCAAATCCATCGTGAAAATGTTATAACGCACCGGGCCTTATTAGACCGGCTAATTAACGTAGATAAACCAATAGGTCACTCGCGTGACGCCGGTAGAAAAAACAAGAGGTGAACCATAACAAGAGGTGAACCATAACAAGAAGTAAACCATAAAAAGAAAATGCCCGTCGCTCTTGAACCTAACCGGCGTGAACGACGGGCTCCTCAATTCAGGGATATCAAAGAAAAGCAGTGGCATTAATTCAGACTTTACCTCTGGAAAAAAGTTCTGCGTGATGCGAAAAAAAATTGACGTTGATTTACAAAAAGACTCAACCGGGTAGCTGCGGCCAGATAATCACAATCAGCGACCCGGCCAGCGTCAGCAACACGTTGGCGATGGCATAAGTACCGGCGTAACCCAGCGCCGGGATATTGCTGCGGGCGGCGTCGCTGATTATCTCCATCGCCGGAGCGCAGGTGCGTGCGCCCATAATGGCGCCGAACAGCAGCGCCCGGTTCATGCGCAGTACATAGGCGCCAAACAGAAAACAGACAACCACCGGCAGCAGGCTGACGATAAGTCCCGACAGCACCATCTGGATGCCTACGTCGCCGAAGCTGTGGTTGATGGTGCTGCCGGCGCTTAGCCCAACGCCGGCCATAAAGACCATCAGGCCAAACTCTTTCACCATATTCAGCGCACCCTGCGGGATGTAACCGAAGGTCGGGTGGTTGGCGCGCAGAAAACCGAGCATGATGCCGGAAAACAGCAAGCCTGCCGCATTGCCGATGCCGAAGGAAAAATTGCGGAACTGGAAGGTTATCAATCCCACCATGATGCCGATGATGAAAAAGGCACAGAAGGCCAGCAGATCGGTGACCTGGCTATGGATAGAAATAAAACCGATGCGCTCAGCGATGCTTTTCACCCGGCGGGCATCGCCGCTAACTTGCAAAACATCCCCTTTGTTCAGCACCACGCCGTCGTCGATCGGCATTTCAATCTGACTGCGGACGATGCGATTGAGAAAACAGCCGTGGTCGGTCAGTTTCAACTGGCTCAGACGTTTGCCCACGGCGTTGTGGTTTTTCACCACGATTTCCTCGGTCACGATTCGCATATCCAGCAGGTCGCGTTCAAATACTTCCTTGCCGTCGCGGAAATTGGGGTTGAGGCGGGCGTGAGCGTCCGGATACCCCACCAGCGCGATTTCATCTCCCAGTTGCAGCACGGCATCGCCATCCGGCGTCGCCAGAATGCCATTGCGACGGATGCGCTCAATGTAGCAGCCGGTCTGACGATAAATACCCAGCTCGCGCAGGTTTTTGCCGTCAGCCCAGGCCACCAGCTCCGGGCCGACCCGGTAAGCGCGAATAATAGGCAGATAGATCTTGCGCTGACTGTCGGCGTCCAGTCCGCGTTCGCGGGCAATCTGCTGGGCGCTGGTCGGCAGATCCTGATGTTGTAGTTTTGGCAGGTAGCGGGCACCGAAAATCAGGCTGACCAGACCGATCAGGTAGGTCAGCGCGTAGCCCAGACTCAGTTGCTCCTGAGTCATCGACAACTGTGGCCCGAGGCTGATGGTGTTGCGCAGCGTATCCCCGGCACCCACCAGCACCGGCGTCGAGGTCATGGCGCCCGCCAGCATACCGGCGGTCAGGCCGATGCCCCAGCCGAATAGCTTGCCCAGCACCAGAGCGATCAGCAATGCGCTGCTGACCATGACCAGCGCCAGCATCAGGTAATTCTTGCCGTCGCGAAAAAAAATCGAGAAGAAGTTGGGGCCGGCTTCCACGCCGACACAGAAAATAAACAGCATGAAACCGAGGTTGAGCGCGTCGGTGTTGATGGCGAAATGCTGCTGCCCGAGCAACAGCGAGACCACCAAAACACCAATAGAATTGCCGAGTTGAACCGAGCCGAGCCGCAATTTTCCCAGACAAAGACCTAAACAGAGAACCACGAACAACAGCAGAATGTAATTCCCGTTTAACAAATCAGCGACGTTTATATTCATGGAATGCAACTTGTTGTTTACTGGTAAATTATTGATATAAAAAATAATTTAGACTAAATTTACCCCATTGCAGGGGTTCCGGCCATGTCTGACGACAACATGATGATAAGAAAGGATCGGCCCCGTTACTCATTATCCGGCAATGCCCCGAAAGAGCGGCGGCATCGTCTGGTATGGCAACGCCATTTTAGTGATTTCTCCAGCGGACAACCAGCTGATGATGCTGATAAATCATCTCATCGCTGGCTTTTCGTCCCATCAGGGATACCTGCCGCGCTATGATCGATGTGGGCGACGATCGTCGTTCACCGCGCGCGGCTTCAGCCTATTTCGGGGGAGGCTCACATGACAGGCAACAACAGAGGTTGGTTGGGCGTGGTCAGCTGTTTTGTCTTGTTTACG is from Dickeya dianthicola NCPPB 453 and encodes:
- a CDS encoding aspartate:alanine antiporter, giving the protein MNINVADLLNGNYILLLFVVLCLGLCLGKLRLGSVQLGNSIGVLVVSLLLGQQHFAINTDALNLGFMLFIFCVGVEAGPNFFSIFFRDGKNYLMLALVMVSSALLIALVLGKLFGWGIGLTAGMLAGAMTSTPVLVGAGDTLRNTISLGPQLSMTQEQLSLGYALTYLIGLVSLIFGARYLPKLQHQDLPTSAQQIARERGLDADSQRKIYLPIIRAYRVGPELVAWADGKNLRELGIYRQTGCYIERIRRNGILATPDGDAVLQLGDEIALVGYPDAHARLNPNFRDGKEVFERDLLDMRIVTEEIVVKNHNAVGKRLSQLKLTDHGCFLNRIVRSQIEMPIDDGVVLNKGDVLQVSGDARRVKSIAERIGFISIHSQVTDLLAFCAFFIIGIMVGLITFQFRNFSFGIGNAAGLLFSGIMLGFLRANHPTFGYIPQGALNMVKEFGLMVFMAGVGLSAGSTINHSFGDVGIQMVLSGLIVSLLPVVVCFLFGAYVLRMNRALLFGAIMGARTCAPAMEIISDAARSNIPALGYAGTYAIANVLLTLAGSLIVIIWPQLPG